TAGTAAAATAATAACTTTTTATTAGCAGCCAATATGGTTGTCACTGCTGCACGATggctgccacaaaaaaaaaaaaaatactaatgtaATTTATAAACTCTGGCTACTACTGTGATTTGCAATTATATAGAAATCTTTAGGTTATGAGTCAAAACCCCCATAAAAGGAGTTGTACTGTTTGGACAATGGATCCCTCTCTTCACAGACACTCCAGTGTCTagagttaaagtgtaactgtcatgttttcataaaaaaatcttttttagcatatgttactgctgcagcagaatTATGtaaaaagcaatctttagtttcttcacataccactgttttacttgagtttttcccttagttatggaTGTTTTAAcccctacaatatgaggatcttctccaGATGGCTCCTCtggcagttctctgaggccaaaacagcctttcctcacttcccatacaaacTTGTTGTAGTCAGCAGCTTCCTgcaagccaatcagattggattactgagagacacacctcctcactGTGAAGCCTAATGCACGCATGCAGTGTAGAGGACTGCCCCTCCATCTTCTATttacactaaagggaagacagaaaAGCCCTAGCAATGGTCTTTTTAGagaccagtggaaagggacaggggacattaatgaaagctgttattataaggtaattacagatcttttggaaatcattgacagactaactcagatatacATGCCTAGTCCTAATAAatagcaaataaaaaaagtactccagttacactttaaggctgCTTTTTAAACACAGATTGTAAACAttatacaagccaaaaagggtaTTAGCACTTTTGACCATACTGCTAGCAGtaggtatgggctgggtagagcaGCATAAATATACCTTTTATAAAACTTGTCTTGTTGGaagtagtgagaatatgaagttctattctgccagattctgctcttgCAAGTGCAATGGAGGCAGAGCTTCACTGTGATGTGGTCTCTGCATTGAGCTATTAGAAAGCCCCTCGCATCCACTCTGAATGACAACTCTAGCATCCAAaaaggagaccactacagctgtcactcagatcaGAGGGGAGAGACGGAAGCAAAAAACAGGGAAATCTTTACAGTGATGCTCCAGGGCACTCGCAAGATCTGAATCAAGGAAAATAAAGCTTGATAtttacactactcctgatgagaaaagctgCACGAATGGTATATTTGTACTGCTAAAGCCAGCCCATACCTAGTACAGTTTATCATGGTCAGAATACATTCAACTGTATCAATTTGGTTGTGGACTACTAAACATGGCCTTAGGCATAGGGATAGTTCAGTTACTGTGAAAAGAAGTCAAGAACATAATCAGTGCATTAATGATTGGTGGGAATCTATTTCATAGATCAAAAACATtttatgggacatggtgtcatagTGTGATCTCACAGCTTGCCATGTTTTAATTTTTCAGCTTTCTTTGTACCTTGGAACTAATTATTTATAGGGGTTGTGCAGTCCTAAaatattgatggccaatcctcaggatagatcattcaTAGTAGATGGGCGGCTGTCAGACACTCTGcaacctgccaatcagctgtttgaagagtgggCGACACTTGTGCAAGCACTTTAAAATTACCTGCAAACAAGAGGTCTTGAGCAAGCGAGTGACATGCGATACAGCCGTCACCTGCTTCTTCACATTCTTCGTGCCTGTGCTGTATTTTATGAAATAATGAAATGAAAGACATTGGATTTTATGGTGAGTGCCACACTTTCTTGCTTTATTTTCCATCAATAATTTAGCACTGCACAAACCTTTTAAAAAGGCAATAGTAGGTTTTCCAACCACTTACTCCATAAAGACATTGGTAGTAGGGAATGGGACAACTCCCCTATGTATTCATTAGTGTTGGCAAATGGAAGTTaatgaagtggacttcaatctaaATTTCAGATTCatcacgaagccgaatttccttgcgtttcgtggtaactaataaatttttcctgaaatgtcgGTTTTAAAAAATCCATACCTATCCATTTGATTGCGGAGAGGCTGTCATGGCCATctggattgaaaaaaaaaaaattgccaaataTTGCGCACACTGACGTTTTCATCTCATCACATTGGCGCGCGAGATTTGgcacgttttcttcaatcaagatggccccaACGGCCTCTCCGGAgaacaaatggatgaggttattatgtactttttttttacccctgattaacccctgaaaggtccaatgtgactctcagatgacGCGATTAATGTTGAATGCAGCttctgaggggtttaatgataAGGGTCGGCATGATCGCCATTCACCGTCATTGCACCCTCTCCATACAATAGAATGTGATTTGTGATTAAGTACttcgtaactaatcaaatttttgagaacttcactcatcactattCGTCATAATCAGGTACACTTAACCACTATGTTCTTTGGCATCACACAGTCGTCACTGTTCATCACTCACCCTACTTTTCACGGCTTTGTCATTAGTTGTTTGAGCTAAAAGCAAGTATGGATGACTTTTGAAGAAACAAAATGTTACCTAGAGAATAACTTCTTGTCAATTCGAGGAATCTGTTCATCATGAGCTTCTATAAGCCTGCAATAACCTATATGTAAACGAGTAGGATGTACCAGTAGTACTGTTTCGAAGGTAATTTAAGGTCAAACGCAATGGTTAATCTTAATTAATGATTTATTAACAATAGATCAAAATATCTGGGATATCATTAAAATATTTTAAGGCAATATTCAGTTTCTTTCTATATAGTACAACTTATACATtaataaataacagaaaaataaatacataatccATCTCTTAAACCAATGGTAGCATAGCTGGAAGGATCTAGAATAAGACCTACTCTCAAATAGCCTTCAAATATGACCTTACAGTAGCAGAGTTCAGCTTGACCTCCATATTTTCTAATCATTAGGAATGGCTTTTGCTTCTATCATAATGACTGCATATAAAACGTTCTATGCATTGGAGCTGCACTTGCCTATTTTGCGCAAACAGATGTTCTTATTAACAGGAATAGTAATGTCTTTAGCCATACCAAAAGGCAATCATCAACAGATTTGGGCAACAATGTTGTAGACCGCTAGTTCCAACCTTTATTCATGAATGGCCTCCTTCCTCATCATGTGCAACTCATGGGTGGAGGGAAACATTTATGCTCCCTTCAGCAACATTAAAATCAGCGAGCAGTCCACGTAAAGTGCAAATGATATGGAAAAAACTCTACAGGAAGCAATCTTTTTTGAGGTGGATCTCAACTCTGTCCAATAAAGCTGGGTCACAAATTGAGGACCCCTATGATTACATTCAAGTACCAAACTATGGCATATGCAAAAGGGTTTTCTGAAGCAAACCACTCTTTAAAAGTTTAGCTCTACAGGAATACAATGAGCTATTTCACAAAATGATTGTCATTATTGGAGTTTCCCTTTAGTTTCACATTCAAAGAGAATTCATATAAACTTATAGCTCAGGCGTGTTCTGTAAGACTATAAGGATTTTGTCTTAGCTATGGTATATGCAAAAATGTACTGGAGAGCAACAAATAGGCTTTTAGGAGAAGCAAGCCCTCACCTCTTTTAGATTGCTGTTCTTGTATATGCACTGAGTAGGTTGACGTTCTTTTACGTTAATAAAgtgagtctaaggcctctttcacatgggcatcgcgtgtgagggccggctaaagatgcgggtgcgtcacgggaaaatgcgcgatttttcagcgcaagtgcaaagtgttttaatgcgttttgcacgcacgtgagtaaaatcggcatgtttggtacccaaacccgaaaccggtcttcttcacagaagttcgggtttgggttaggtgttgtgtaaattttataattttcccttataacatggttataagagaaaataatagcattcttaatacagaatgcatagtaaaatagggatggaggggttaaaaaaataataattataatttaactcacctcatccacttgttcgcgcagcccggcttctcttctgtcttcttctttgatgtccaggaggaaaaggacctgtggtgacgtcactgcgctcatcacatggtccatcacatgatccatcaccatggtgatagaccatgtgatgagcacagtgacgtcaccacaggtccttttcctcctgggcatcaaagaagaagacagaagagaagccgggctgcgcgaacaagtggatgaggtgagttaaattattattattatttttttaacccctccatccctattttacatgctgcgattttcacacaacgcacaagcgatgcgtgaaaatcactgctcatgtgcacagccccatagaaatgaatgggtccagattcagtgcgggtgcaatgcgttcacctcacgcattgcacccgcacagaaatcttgcccgtgtgaaagaggcaagtCAGGTGGACATACATACATGGGCCCAGTATATAAGGGGCCACCTTGCAATAGGTTTCTACTGTATTAGATTCCATGAAAGCTTCTGACTCCATGAATTTTATAGATCACAGATATTAGAAAGATATAAGAGTTCGGCTACATGGTGATTTTGGTCGCCCGACAGCTGTTGTATCCCAAGGATCACAGTGCtagcatagaaatgaatagaattGCAGCACAACACATTTGCAGTCACTACAAccctagatccgcaaaaaaaaaacagcagtgttggaccaacactgctggattttttgcaaatctggggTCATAGTGACTGCAAACGTGTCTCGCTGCAATCCCAGTCATTGCTAGCACCACTACACTGCAATCCATGTAGCCGAACTCATGTAGGGAGAGTTCTACGATCTGCGGTTGGAGAGTAAAGGTCCTATATTCTACTCTCACAGGAGGTTCCTTGAGGTAAGAACAGAGATAATGGAACAGGGAGCTTATGTTGGAAGCTTTGTAAATGAAGAATGAATAAAatttttatacagtatatttatcATTTGTGGGAACACTTGCTCTTATATAGAATATGCACTATATACACTTTTATATATGACATATatacaagtagtgttgagcgaacttctgttttaagttcggtgtctaaagttcggcttccggttagcggagaatccgatatggattccgaattccgttgtggtctgtggtagcggaatcaataatggccgattattcatcctgctaccacggaccacaacggaattcggaatccatatcgggattctccgctaaccggaagccgaactttagacgccgaacttaaaacagaagttcgctcaacactatatacAAGCTGTTAGTTTCAAAGTCCATTTCACTTCATGCAATCTCCAAATGTAAATGATTTCATATTGTAAATTTTTGCAGTAGTCtctcaacctctttccttctACTTCTGTGTGGGCGCCATCTGTATGAGCAGGCTGCCATTATGCACAAGAAGTGACTGaatgctctggaatataatatgcGTTATTACAAAATAATATACGGAGTATATTCTCTTCTCTACTCCAGTCGCTCTTTTTAAAGGATGCTAAGTGGCCTGTTCATCTTAATCTGTAGATAATACTGTACGTCAGCCTTAATCTTAAATTCCTTAAGCAACTCCTCAGACTTAATCTGCATGTGCTGAGTAAATCaacacagtcacctcatccttgcACAACATATAAATAGCCTCTGTCTTAGCATTGGGTGATTAATATGCATTTTCCAGTTCATGCTGGTTTGATTTGCCCCTCAGCCTCGCAAGCCGAGGTTTCTTGCTCTTTGCAGGCTTCACTATGTCCTTTCCAAAATCTTTTAGCTGTGATTGGTTATGGAAGCGGGTGTATCTTTTGCATCGGCATGAGGTCACCACTCGAATTTTGTATGTTCGCACTTCATTGTCGGGACACATGAGTTGTATGCGTTGGGTGTGACTGTGAGCTGGCACGCAACGGTAATCCATTGAGCTCTGGCGCCACCATTTTCCTCTGCCAATGGAATTTGGAAGGAGATGTGATGGCAAACATTGGCCTGAACAAACCAGCTCTTTCACAGGTTTGAGGCTGCGACACGGCCCATCTGTGATGTGCTGAGTAGAACGAAGCTCTCTGCAGCTAAATTCTGAGGGATCTAGAggagaaaataaaagaaaaaatacttaGTATTGGATGTTCAATAATATTATTCATGTATGGAATACACCTAATAGAGGCATTCTAGTGTAGCATAGTCTCAGGCAAAATATTCCTCCCAAATATCTAACTTTATTAACCCATTAACTAAATTCACAATTATACACAAGGGAGTATCATGAATCTTCTGGGCCACGATGCAAAATTTGTAACACTTGTTCCAACTTCCATAAGCTCTTATGAtaatggtgtcttcttatgtggcagaggggctTTTGGAACTTCTCATACACCAGGGCCTGGTGCAACTGGTATTTCTgtaccccttaggcccctttcacacgggcgagatttccgcgcgggtgcaatgcgtgaggtgaacgcattgcacccgcactgaatccggacccattaatttctatggggctgtgcacatgagcgatgattttcacgcatcacttgtgcattgcgtgaaaatcgcagcatgctcctctttgtgcatttttcacgtaacgcaggccccatagaaatgaatagggttgtgtgaaaatagtaaaatagggctggaggggttaaaaaaattttttacaaaatttaacttaccttaatccagtTGTTCgctcagccggcatctcttctgtcttgttctgtgaggaataggacttttgatgacgtcactacgcttatcacatggtccgtcacatgattttttaccatggtgatggatcatttgacggaccatgtgatgagcgtagtgacgtcatcaaaggtcctattccacagaagagatgccggccgcgcgaacaagtggattaaggtgagttaaaatattatttttatttttttaacccctccagccctattgtactattttcccttataaccatgttataagaagaaataatacaatctacacaaccttgaacccaaatatgaacttctgtgaagaagtttgggtctgggtaccacatccagttttttatcacgcgcgtgcaaaacgcattgcacccgcgcgataaaaactgaacaacggaacgcaatcgcagtcaaaactgactgcaatttcgtacctactcgcgcgggtttgccacaacgcatccggaccttatccggacctaatccggacacgctcgtgtgaaagaggccttatagttatAGCTTTGCTTGTACAAAATAGTGTCTTCACCACTGAGGTAGCTTCTCAGGGTGATGCTCACTCCTTGTAAAGAGGTATCAGCTCAGGTAAGGCTTCCCTTTCACATGGTGAAGATATAACTCTTGCCATACACCACAAGATTAGCAAATTATGGAGTGAGAAAGACCTAAGGGTCAAGCTTTACTTCCCTAACTCAAAGTTGTCTACTTTCATGTTTGCTATGAAGCTTCCACTGCTTTATGTATGTTCCTACGTAGAACTAGTTCATGTTCTTTTGAAGTACGTGGCTAATTATTAGCCTGAACATCCTTAAAGGACATACATTCTGTGAGTTATTATTAAAGTAATACAAAATCAGGTTCATATTAAGGTCTTGGTTAATTAGGCGCTTATACCAAAAGTATACAGCCTCATATCCATTTCTTCCAAGAAGTACCGTATATCAAAGTTTTGCTGTGACTGGTAACTTTTGTAGGCTCAACATTTAACATTTACATAAAAATGGATGGAGGGCAGTCGCGCATGTGTAGTGGGCTCTTGTTCACTTTTGGAAactccgttctagagataggtgcgggtcccacaggtGTGACTTACACCTATCTGGGATTGGTGGCATATCgtaatatgccatcaaagtctgaagtgagaaaacccatttaaaataACAAATGAAGTTATCCTCACTGCTTTCTCCAGCGCAGTTCTCTGCAACGCTGGTCcagttcttctgctgctgcttgcttTCAAAGTGCAGTGGTGACGAGGATGGCATACAACAtgtggctgctgcagccaatcaccgccCTCAGCAGTTTAGCCccttttaatttattattttaccaATGAAGTTGGCATATGATAGCAGCATCTACAGCTCCAGATCAAGTATACATGATCTCACAGAAAATGCAAAAGATACTTTTACAATTATTCAAGAATTTTGACAccatttattttcccttatttcaAAGCAACTCAGTAGTCAGCTCTGCTGTTTGCAGAAATTATACCATGGATTGTAATAAAAGCAGATTCCAGGCCCCAGAAATTCTTCCATTTTTCATAATATTGGGGgttaaggggagggggatcttgGCCAATTTTTGTACCCTTGTTTACTAATTATATACAGCAGTTCCTCTATAGAGTTGAGTCTTTGTCATTTTTAATGTTAAAGCCTGCTTTGGGCTGTTTGTATCTTTTCCGATGCCCAAAATTTGGGGAACATCTATGAAAGATTATACGGGGATGCTACATCACCTTCATCTCAAGCTTATAGAATTAGGGTGCGCGGTATCTTGGTGTCTAGTAGCATCCAAGAATAAACTCAGTATaacacaaatataaaatgtgCCAATGATGTCATCATCAAACTAAAAAAATTTCGAGCAGCTCCTCTTTCTGGTGGAGTATAACATCATTGGCACATGTGTACTAGTCATCTCCGCTGCTGGGGAAGCAGAGGCAGGTACACTTTGCAGGCCCTGATAGTGTAGACTATGACACAAGAGTTAGAATATTATCAATCATGGAGTCGGGGGAGCGAATCTAAGTGCAGAGTAGAAGAGCTCTTGCGCTCCAAAGGGCTCAGTCCTACACCTCGGTGCACctaagacctaatttacatattaataaAAAATCATCTTTCTCAATAATGGTGTGAAGAAGGAACATAAATGTTTAAGCACTGTTCTCCAGGGGCGGAGAGTGGTCTACATAAGCCTCTGTGGAAAGGAGTTTTTCTATTAGATTTTAGAATAATTTGCCTCAGATTACTCTAAACAATAATAGAGACACAGATAGTTCACTTCTTACCCATTTATTTCCAATTCCGTTTTTTACCTAGTAAAATATATTCATTGTGATGTCATCTCTTATTTGGCCAGTGTCATAAGAATAAAACTTAAAATCTAATGCTGATACCATAATCTAGCTTTACTATCTTTAATACATTTTCAATAACACTAGTGAAAACAGTGTTTTATATCCACAACCTTGAGTTGGCATTTCTCTGATCAGCACTTATATGAATAGAAGGCAAATTTAATATAAAGTAAGCTAGAAAAATGtgtttcatttcttaaagtatatattttttgccctacGGACATCACATCTAATTCAAATGCTTTATCAGATTAATGggtttgcaaattcaacttatcaAGCTTTTC
This window of the Bufo bufo chromosome 6, aBufBuf1.1, whole genome shotgun sequence genome carries:
- the SOST gene encoding sclerostin codes for the protein MYFALAVPCAFLLIHTVLHPVLGWPSLKNDATEIIPGNIENTEVVVEATITSDNYTLNQAKHGGRYLHQSTDPTDPSEFSCRELRSTQHITDGPCRSLKPVKELVCSGQCLPSHLLPNSIGRGKWWRQSSMDYRCVPAHSHTQRIQLMCPDNEVRTYKIRVVTSCRCKRYTRFHNQSQLKDFGKDIVKPAKSKKPRLARLRGKSNQHELENAY